From the genome of Rhizobium oryzihabitans:
TTCGGGCGCTGCCGTGGAGCTCCTGAAGGTTCTTCTGAAGCTGACCGCGGACAAGCACGGCGTCGCCGCCAAGGTCATCGCCAACAGCGAGGATCTGGACAAGATCGCCTCCGAGGGCGAGAAGGCAACCGTGGCGGCACTGACCGGCTGGCGGCGCGAACTCTTCGGTGATGTGGCGCTGAAACTCATCAATGGCGAAGTGGCGCTGCGTTTCGCCGGCAAGAAGGTCGAGGCCGTGGAAGTGGCGGTGAGCGAGGCGTAATCGCCCCGCGCATCTCTCTCCCCAATTTTGCCCGCATCGCGTTCCATCTTTTGCCGATGGTCGCGCTTTGAGGGTCTTTCCATGAAACCTGCCTGCACTCTGCTGCTGGCCGCCTCTGTTGCGGCCGCCGGTATCCTTCATGCCCCCGCCCCCGTCTTCGCCGATGGCGGCAAGATCGACCTTCAGGGCGAGTGGACCACCGACTGCCTGAAGATCGGCAAGAACGACCGGCACGGCATCGTCACGCGCATTACCATACGCGGCGGCCGCATGCACGCCGTCTCGCAGATCTATGCCCGCAGCGGCTGCCAGCAGCCAACGGTGCAGGTGCGTTACGAGGGCGTGCTGGATGGTGGACTGAAAGACAGTGACAGCCTGCTCTTTGCCCACACCGTCACCTCGATCACCATGACACCGAACGACCCCACGGTTGTCGAGCACTATAATGGCGACCCGAAGGGCACCGGCTGCGGCCTCAGCGGCTGGAAAGAGAATATTCCCTTGGACGTCGATGGCAGGACCTGCGCGGCCATCACCTTTGCCGGCAAGGGCGAAACTTTGTTCGACCGCGCATGGATCGACGGCAACCGGCTGCGTTTTGCCGCTTTTCCAGTCAAATGGTCGAACCGCTCGCCGGATGACCGGCCGCAATCCCCGCTTGAAACGGTCTATTACAGAACATCATATTAGATGTAGCGCGGCATCAGAACCCGTTTTGCGGCAACAGGGCAACAACCTTTCCAATCCTTCATGCGACCTTACCGAAAGGTCACTTTTTGCGGCGCATTTTCCACATTAATGTCGCATATGACCTGAACAGAAGCATAACCCGGCGAGAGCGGCGGGCCTTTCCTTCCCGAGATCAGAATCGACATGAGAAAATTGCTGCCCATTCTGGATTACGTGGTGCTCTTCGTTGCTGTGGCCGGCAGCGGCGTGGCTTACGCACTCCTGGAATATGGCGGCGGCGCGCTGATCGGTGCCACCTATGCCCTGTTCGCCTGCACGCCCATCCTCGCTTTCGAGCGCGGTTACATCATGCCGGGCCTGTCGCGGCAGGTCAGTGCTTTGCCGACACCGGCCTATATCGCCGTCGGCCTCATCATCTATGCCATTCTCGTCTTTTGCGGTTTCGGGCTCGGCGGCACGATCCTGTGGCTGAGCGGGATATTTCCCGGCACCTGGAAGCGGGCGGTGCATGCCGAGGTGCAGACCCTTGTCTTTACCCTCATTGTCTGCGGCATCATCGTTTTCATCATGCGCGTGCGTGAGCTTCTCGGCCGCGATATCTTCATCGACCTCATTCTGGGACGCTATCGCCGGCCGGTCAGCGAAGACCGCGTCTTCATCTTCATCGACCTCGTCGGCTCCACCTCCTTCGCCGAAACCCATGGTGACCTGAAGGCGCAGGAGTTTCTCGGCGAAATCTTCGCAAGCTATGCAGCACCCGTCAGAAAACACGGCGGGGTCATCGACGATTATATTGGCGATGCCGCCATCATCACCTGGCCCTATC
Proteins encoded in this window:
- a CDS encoding adenylate/guanylate cyclase domain-containing protein translates to MRKLLPILDYVVLFVAVAGSGVAYALLEYGGGALIGATYALFACTPILAFERGYIMPGLSRQVSALPTPAYIAVGLIIYAILVFCGFGLGGTILWLSGIFPGTWKRAVHAEVQTLVFTLIVCGIIVFIMRVRELLGRDIFIDLILGRYRRPVSEDRVFIFIDLVGSTSFAETHGDLKAQEFLGEIFASYAAPVRKHGGVIDDYIGDAAIITWPYHMAIRRAACVRCVFEIQATIESNRDMWLARFGEVPRLRFAIHGGPVITAEIGVDHHKITYFGDTVNTTSRLESLSKMLGHPVLISADLAHQLVLPKGVRSEYLGEHAVKGRGQTLGVCTLSQYQAPAA